The window CCCTCCTCCTCGAAATACTCGAGTTGATACTCGTCGGCCAGCTCGCTCATTCGTATGGTGTGTTGGCCCTGCAGGCGGTAAAACAGTTCCGCAACGCTCATCACCGCTCGTGGCTGATTCGGGCGGTTCGATGGGTTCCCATCGGGTCGATTGACTGGCAGCCGGATGAACGGTTCACCCACACCCTCGTCGCCGCTGTTCCGCCGGGTCGATTCATCCGCTGGGACGTCCGGTTCGTCCACAGGCCCGACGATTCCGTGCCACATTCGTCCTGACAGTTCATTCAGAAAATATAAACATATTGGAAAAGTATCGGGTTCGTAGACGGTATTCGATGACACCGACAGTCACAGATCAGGTGCACACACGGGTATGGGTGGGTGGTAATGGCTGACCCTACCTCAAGCCGTCGGCGAATCCTGCTCGCCGGCGGGTTGACTGCCGTCGGCATCGCGCTCGTCCCGTCGCCGCCGGGCGAACCGACCCTCGGACGCGTGGAATCGGCCGATACGACGGTCGACATCGCGGGCGTCGACGACCGACGAATCGAGACGGAATCGCAGTCGTCAGTGGCCCGGTACCAGTACCGCCGCGGCGAAGCCGGGTTCGAGCCGACGGCTCCGATCAACGTCGTCTTCGCCCTCGAGGATGCCGTCGGGGGTCTCGAGCGCGTGATGACGGTTCTCGACGATGCTGGCTGGGCGCGCTCGCCAGAGGAGTACACTCGCTACGCCTTTGACGCTGCGCACGATCGATACGTTCGCCAGCAAGCGACGGCCGCCGAGACGTACTACGGAACGAGCGGGCGTCGTCACGTTCGGTGCTGGCAGTTCGGCGACGTCGTCTCGATGCAGGCACACGAGGATACGGGTGCCCGGCCGAAACACGGTATCGAATCGTACGCCGATACACGAGCGTACATCGAACGGCTGTACGCAGGTGCGGACTGGGTAGTTACACCGAACGCGCTCGACCTCGCGAACGCGAGGGCACCCGACCACGACGGCTACGCGACGCTCATCACGGAGGGACGATGAGCGACCTGACCGAGCCCGTCGACGAGACGGAGACCGAGGCGGCGGTCTCGATACCGGGCACGGTGTCGATCGGGACGGCGCTCTGGCAGAACCCGCTCGTCGGTCTCGAGCCACGGCGGACAGCGGCGACCGCAGTGATCCTCGGCTGTTTTTCCCTGCTGTTCGCGGTGAGCCACGCCGGCGGCGTCGTGACCGTCGGTGGCCAGCCGATCGATACGACGACGACCCTTTTCGACAGCCTGAGTGCGTTCGTGATCGTGTTCGCCGTTGCGTTGATCGTCGCTGGCCCCATCGGCTACGCCGTCTGGAACGGCGGCCCCGTCGGTGCCGTCGTCGTCGCACTCGCTCCAGTCGTCCTTGGAGAGATGGCGACGGGACGATATGCGCTCGGTCTCGACGGCGCGATGGCGATGACGACCGGCGTCGTCGGCTGTGTGCTCGGCCTGTACGTCGTCGACGTTCGGGAAACGGCAACGCTCCGGCCGTGGCGAGTTCGTACGTGCTCGCGAGAGCAGTTACTCCTGGTGACGGCCATCGCACTCATCGGCGTCGCCTCGGTCGCCCGCTTCGTCTCGAGTGCGCCCGATCTCCTCTGGGGGATCTATGCGCCGTTTGCGGTGCTCTGGCTCGTTCCCATGGGGGTGCTCGGTCGCTACTGGCTCGCCCACGCTCGAGGCACCGACTCGAGTCGATCCACTGGAGCCGGCTCTGATGCCAGCTAGCATCCTTCCAAGCGTCGACTGATGAGTGAAAACGGATGACCGACAGCGATTTGATCCATCAGTTCAGGCTTGGAACGCCACTGGTGGTTTTCACTGGCCTACACTGCTGAGCGAAACACGGGTGGTAACGTTCGATTTCGTTCAGCAGTCGATACCTGGAAGCGTACGAGGCTGGTGTGGTTCCCTGACGTCTTCTGTCTAGTCGGCTACGTACCCGTTCTGGTGGGCCAATAGATTATTAGTGATTGTCGATTCTTCTAGAGGTGAATACGAGCAGGGTCGGGACACCACGGTCGCATTCGACGAACTGTGTGACTGCCGTCGCCAGCGATCGTGGACTGACATCACTGCTCGGTGTCGGATCGACGCCGACCACATGACTGATACCCGCTCTCTACTGTATTTCGCGGCGTCCGCGCCGACGGCAGCATCGGGTGCCTGTGCTCTCGAGCGGGTGGCTTCGCACTACTCGGTGACGCCTGCAGTGTCTGCCGTCAACGGCGACGAGCCTCGCGATGGTGACGCTACGGCGGCACGTGTGGACGACCGCGTGCTCGCGGTGGCCGACGCTGCCGATCTGGCTGCGCTCACCGCCGACGTCGATTGTGCCGTCGTCGCTGATTCCCCAAAGGCGACAGACACTGATTCGCTCCTCGAACTCTTTGGCGCCGCTCTGGCCTCGGTTCCGGCCATCTACTTCGCAGCCGGTGAGGTCGATCCGGCCGTCGCCAGATCGACCCCCGTGATCGACGGCTTCGTTCGACAGCGGTACGCGGACGATCCGCTCGAGGATACTGCATCCGATGGCGCCAACCTCGACGTGCCCGTTCCCGACGATCGGTGCCTCGAGCACCTGGTCGACGAAATCGAGTGGCAGTGTTGTCTGCCCTCGTGCGAGCGCCGGCTGACACGCGGATCCTCGGCGGCCACGGACACGGTGCCGACACCCGGGGAGTCAACGGACGACCGGCCACGCCCCGCGGTCGCCGATTCCGACACACCGCAGCCTCGAGAAACCACCATTGAGGAACCACGGTTCGAACGGGGCCACCTCGAGACCGACGCTGCACACACGGCAGTCGCCCAACTCCACGAGATGGCCACCCAGATCGTCGCCTGTCGATCGGAAGAGCCCCTGTTCGAGCTGGCGCTCGAGACGGCCGACGACGTCCTCGGTTTCGACGCCTCGGCGTTCGTTCTCGCCGCCGATGGCGGTGATCCTCCGTCGGTCTATACCAGCGGCTACGATGAACAGGATCTCACTGTCGCTGATCCGTCGCTGTCGGCTGGCGTTCTCGGCAAGACCTATCGGGAGAAACGGTCATTTCTGATCGAAGAGGTTGCGGCCGAACCGGAGGCACGCCCGTACGAGGACAGCTACCGATCGGCGATCAGCGTCCCCGTCGGCGAGTACGGCGTCTTTCAGGCGATCTCGACCGAAGCGGCTGCCTATAGCGAGGTCGATCGCAAACTGGCCGAGGTGCTGGCCGCCCACGTCGGCGAGACGATTCGTCGCATTCGCGTCGAGCACCATCTCCGGGAACGCCAACAGACGGTGACGAGCCTTCACGAGAGCGTCGTCAAACTGGTCAGCGCCGACACCGAGACTGCTCTCTTCGAACGAACGGTCGCTGCGGCCGAACGGATTCTCGAGCTCGACGTCTGTTACCTCGGCATCGTCGAGGGAGACAGCTTCGTTCCACGGGGTCGCTCTTCCTGGCCGGTCAGGGACGATCTCGAGCCACTCCCCCTGACCCACGGCGTGATGGGGGAGACCTACCGAACCGGCGAGTCGGTCTACATCTCCGACGCCGCCGACGACGACCGGACGAACGACCACAACGGCGGGTTTCGTTCGGCGCTCACGGTACCCGTCGGCGAGTTCGGTGTCATACAGGCGGTCTCGACGGCGGTCGACTGCTACGATGACGTCGACCGCGAGCTGTTAGAACTGCTGGCGACGCACGTCGAACAGGCGCTCAGCCGCTTTCGCGTCGAAGCCGAACTTCGCGACCGTCGCGAGCAGCTAACCAGACTCCACCAAGGCGCGGCCCGTATCATCGGCGCACCCGACGAGGGGACGATCTACGAGCGCGCACTCGAGACCACCGAGACCGTGCTCGAACTCGACGTCTGCGTGTTCCTGTCGGCGGATCTCGACAACGACGAACTCGTACCCGAAGCGTACTCGTCGGCGATGGACGAGCGCTTCGTCCGACGGGTGTCCCTCGAGTACGGGGCCGTCGGCTCGGTGTACCAGTCGGGTGAGCCGTCGATCATCGACGATCTCGGCGAGTCTGCGGCCGTCGACGACGAGTGGGAGCAGTACCGATCTGCACTCACCGCCCCGATCGGTGAGCAGGGGGTATTTCAGGCCGTCTCCGACACGGTCGCTGCTTTCGATTCGGCGTCGCTCGAGCTGGTCGAACTGCTCTGTTCGCACGTGTCCGAAGCACTCGCCAGGACGCGTGCGGAGACGAAACTGGTCGAAGAGCGTGACCGGCTTTCGGCACTGTTCGAGAACGTCCCCGACCCGACCGTCCAGTACGAACTCTCGGGTGGGGAAGCGACCGTTCAGGCGGTCAACGACCGGTTCGAGGCGGTGTTCGGGTTCGACGCGGAGACGATCATTCACGAGGACGTCGACGAGTTCATCGTTCCGCCGGAGTACGAGGAGGAAGCCCAACGGCTCAACGAGGCGTTGCTCGCGGGGGAGACGCTTCGAACTGTCACCCGTCGCCAGACCGCGACGGAGGTGCGGGACTTCCTCATCAACGTCGTCCCCCTGACGGCTGGTGAACGGAGCGTCGAGGGCTACGCGATTTACACGGACATCACCGAACAGAAACGTCACGAACGGGCGCTCACCGCGAAGAACGAACGGCTCGACGAGTTCGCGAGCATCGTCAGCCACGACCTTCGAAATCCGTTGAACGTTGCCCAGGGCTACCTCGAGATCGTCACCGACAGCGGCGACCACACCCATTTACGAGAAGTCGAGGATGCACTCGATCGAATGGACGAACTCATCGATCAACCCCTGACCCTCTCGCGTCACGGCACCCTCATTTCGGAGACCGAACGCCTCACCCTCCACGCCGTCGCTCGCCAGGCGTGGTCGCTCGTAGACACCGGGGATGCCGTCCTCGAACTCGGCGATGACGTCGCGTTCGAGGCCGACCGGGCGCGGCTGGCCGAACTGTTCGAGAACCTCTTTCGGAATGCTGTGGAACATGGTTCCACAAGCCATTCGATCGCTGACGCTCCCGACTCGACGGACGACGACGGGACACAAACCGAGCTGACGATAACTGTGGCACCCCTCGAGGACGGATTCGCCGTTTCCGACGACGGAATCGGGATTCCGGCGGCAGATCGCGAGTCGGTGTTCGAATCGGGGTACACCACGAGCGACGACGGCACTGGCTTCGGATTGAGCATCGTCGAACAGATCGCCGAGGCCCACGGGTGGACGGTCGCCGCGACCGAAAGCGACGCGGGTGGGGCCCAGTTCGAGTTCCGGGACGTTGTTTCCGATGACACGGACTCGACGGACACGACGGAATCGACAGACACGACGGAATCGACGGACACAACGGACACGACGGACGAACACTTCGAGGACGGCTCGACTATCGAGTAATCGTTCGGTGCCGCTAGCGATGTCGATTCTGCCGTCGGGAAAACTACTCCTCGAGGGCCAGCGACGCCAACATCGCCTCGAGCTGGAGGCGCTCGTTCGCCCCCTCGGTGATCCGGTAGTCGACCTCGCCGAGGCGCTCGAGCAGCCTGACCGTCGCCAGTTCCTCCAGGTCGAACTCCCAGGCCGACCGGTGAAGCTGGTCGATCACGTCGCCGCCGGCGAGTCCCCGGTCGGTCAGTAGCGACTCGAGGGTGGCTCTGGCGGCGGTGAAATCGCCCGCGATGGCTTTCTCGACCATCTCCTCGACCTCCTCCGGGCGGGCGGTGGCGGTGATGGCGAACACACCCTCCTCGTCGACCGTTTCGCCCATGACGGCGGCCGCCTGGAGGCCGTTGATCGCCTTTCGCATGTCTCCCGCCGCGGCGTAGACGAGCGCGTCGACGCCGTCGGTGGTGACATCGATCTCTTCCGTGGCCGCGATCTCCCTGACCTGGGCCTCGACGGCCTCATCCGACAGCTCCGTGAAGCGAAACACCGCACATCGGGACTGAATCGGGTCGATGATCTGGCTCGAGTAGTTACACGAGAGGATAAAGCGGGTGTTGTGCGAGAACTGTTCCATCGTTCGGCGCAGGGCCGACTGGGCGTCCTTCGTCAGCGCGTCGGCCTCGTCCAGGAAGATGATGCGGTAGTTGTGGCCGCCGAAACTCGAGCGCGCGAAGTTCTTGATTCGGTCGCGAACGACGTCGATGCCGCGCTCGTCGGAGGCGTTCAGCTCGAGGAAGTTCTCCCGCCAGTCCTCGCCGTAGAGTTCGCGGGCGACGGCCTGTGCGGCGGTCGTCTTCCCGGTTCCCGCCGGCCCCGAAAAGAGCAGGTTCGGCAGGTCGTTTTGCTCGACGTAGCTCACCAGCCGTGGGACGATGTTCTCGTGGCCTTTGATCTCGTCCAGCGTCTCTGGCCGGTACTTCTCGATCCAGACTTCGGTTCGGCCGGCGACCGACTCCTCACGGGGGGCCTCCGGTGACGACTCGGGCTCGTCCTCGCTCATACCCGCGACGAGGGGAGCGCCGACAATAAAACGACCGAAGCGGCTGGCGGGGTAACGTTCGAGTCGCCGCCGAATCGTCGCTGGGGTCATCGTGGAATCGGTGCTCGAGTTCGGGAGACGTACATACTCAGGGGTGTACTCGGTGTGCTCGACCTGGACGTTTTCACGTACTCTCGGTGCGGATGATCGTTCCTCTCGGGTGGAACCACCGTCGCATTTTATTACCGAGATAGGTGTCCGTTCAGTATGTCACCTCATTCACACCTCCGCCAGTTCCTCGTCACGCTCGTCATCGTGGCGCTGGTCGGGGTCGCGCTCGCGCCGGGAACGGCGCTGGCCCAATCCCAAACGGGTACCGGTGGCAACGTCGTCGTCGAAGCCGGCGAGACCGTCGACGAGGTCAACGCCTTCGCCGGAAACGTCCGTATCGAGGGCACCGTCACCGGGGACGTCAACGCCGTCGCTGGCAACGTCGTCGTCGAAGACGGTGGCGAGGTCGGTGGCGACCTCAACGGCGTGGCCGGCACCATCGAGATCCATGGCCACGTCAGCGGCGACGTCGCGGTCGCCGCCGGCACCCTCGAGGTCGGCGAAACCGGGACCGTCGACGGCGTCCTCGAGGCCGGTGCCGGGACGATCGTTCTGGATGGGACGATCGCGGGCGACGTGACCGTCGGTGCCGAGGTCATCACGCTCGGGGAGACGGCGGTGATCGAGGGCGACCTCCGGTACGACGGCGACCTCGAGGGGAACACGGACGCCGTCGCCGGCGACATCACGCGCGACTCGACGCTCGGCGTGGATCTCGCCCCGGTGATCGTTCCCCTCGCGACCTGGGTGGCTGCGGCGTACGCCCTGGCGGCGAATCTGCTTCTGGGGGCCATCCTGCTCGCGCTGTTCCCGCGGTTTTCCGACGGCGTGGCGGCCAGGGTGGCGACCGATCCGCTTCGAACGGGTGCGATCGGACTGGTGGCGCTCGTCGGCATCCCGATTCTGTTGGTCGCGATCGCGATCACCGTCATCGGCATTCCGATCGCGCTGGTTGGGATGCTCGCGTTCGCCCTGTTCGTCTGGGTCGGGATCGTCTACGGCCGCTTCGCCGTCGCCGCGTGGGCGCTCTCGCTGATCGACGTCCGCAACCGCTGGCTGGCCCTCGTCGTGGGATTGGTCGCGGGCGCGTTCCTGACGCTCGTGCCGATCGTCGGCTGGTTCCTGAACCTCCTGATCACCGTGCTCGGTCTCGGCGCGCTCGCGGGTGGGCTGGTCGCGCACCGCCGCCGTGTCAGTCAACCAGAGTCGGATACAGGTGTCACCGAAGCGGCGTCAGGGCCACGGTAAGGTCACGCCGACGCCACGAGATGCCCGACCCTCGATGACGAAGACGGCTGAGCGACGCGCTCAAGTGCACTCGAGGGCAACGACGCGTAGGAATGTCCACTCGCGTCACCGTCGACGTCAAAGGTGAAGGGGTGCAGGAACTCGCGTTCGAGTCACTCGAGGACGACGGCGAGGTGCCCACCTACGCGGACGCGCTGGCCGCCGTCGATCTGAGTCCCCACGAGGTGAGCGTCCTCGTCGACGGCCGTCCGGTGCCCGAGGATCAACCGATCGACACCGAGACGATGACCGTGTTGCGGATGATCAAGGGCGGATAGCGACCTGCTCGAGGCTGTTCGCGTTCGTGATTTCCTTCCCTCGAGTCGTCGCTGTCTCTCGTGACTCGAGTCACAAATTCTGTCGTAAAATGTTACCAAATCTGTAGTGTTTACTTTAGAAACTATAGTATAGACCATACCCAGTGTTTGTCGCCGTTTGAGCCCACTCCTCACCCCTCGAGTCGTGCCTCGAAGAATGTCCAGGGGGCGTCATCGTCGCCATCCTCTCCATTGCCGTTATCGTCGTCCTCGTCAGCCCGATCAGTCGCCAGCGAGGACGGGCCGCCCCACACGTCGACGATGGAAAACCCGGCGTCCTGCAGGTGTGCTCGCGCCTTCTCGGGGCCGGCGATGTCCCACTGCATGTGCACGCCGCGCTCGAGCCAGTCCGGGTTCTCGCCGACCCACTCGGTCGTTCCCTCACAGAGCAGGACGCGACCACCGGGGCGCAACACCCGGGCGAACTCCTCGAGAACCGTCGGGTGGTCGTCCATGGGAACGTGGATCAACGACCAGTAGGCGACGGCCGCGTCGAACGACTCGCTCTGGACGGGGAGCGAGGTCATATCACCCTGCGCGAGCGACGCGTTGGGGGCGTTCGCCGCCGCCAGCTCCAGTTGTACCCGAGAGAGGTCGATTCCGACGGCACTCACGTCCGGGTCGTCGCTCAGCCGGGTGAGAACGGGCCTGCCCGGCCCGCAGCCGGCGTCGAGAACGAGCGCCTGGGCGGGCAGCGACTCGAGAAACGGCTCGAGCAGTTCCATCCCGAGGTCCGACGTGGATCGTTCCTCGAGGTACCCGTCGGCTAACTCGTCGTACGCCCGGCGAATGTCGTCGATATCGACCATCACCGGTGGGTCGGACGCCTGTTAGTTAACGTTGTGGCCGGTGTGGTATCCGTTGGCAACCTGGGTCTCGAGGCGGAAGACGATGAGCGGTCAGTCGTCCATCCGAACACTCGCCGCGTCCGCTCGACCCGGCGTCGCCGACTTCTCCGTGCGGCCGCCGAGCGTCTCGAAGTCGAAGTTCTCGAAGTCCTCGGGCGTTTCGCCCTCCACGGCGTAGACGTACAGCGCCGTCTTGGCGATCCCCCAGACGGTCTGGTTGAGCAGGTAGGCGGTGACGAACGCGCCGCCGACGAGGAAGATGCCGAGGACAATCCCCGGCCCGGGGAACACTGCGGCCACCGGAACGGAGACGACCAGCGCGAGCGCCACCATTCCGATGCCGAGCAGGCCGACGATCAGGGTGATCCCGAAGCCGGCACCGATGGTCTCACCCCAGGTCTCCTTGAACGCGCTCCCACTCTTTTTGAACATCGAGGTCACCGAGACGTCCTCGAAGACGATCACGGGGACGATCAGGAACGTCATGATCGACCAGCCGACGGCGAACAGCGTCCCGAGCAGTGAGGCGATCGGATTGTCGGCCTCCTCGAGCGATTTCAAGATGATACTGACGGTTGCAGCGATCGCCGACCAGACGATGATCGGCCCCAGTCGATCGTTGATGGCTCCCATGCACTTGCGAATGCCGGGCTCTCGCCCGTGAAACGCCTCGTTCGCGCCGTAGACTAACGCCGCGGAGAAGTAGGTGCTGAAGAACGTGGTAACGAAATAGAGGCCGAAGAGGACGACGTACTCGAGGCCGCTGCCGACCAGATTCGCGACGAGCAGGGGAACGAAAAACAGGACGAAAAAGAAGAGACTCGAGAGTCCGGCGAGCAGCGGGAACACCACGAGCTTCGGATGGTGGCGAATCACACTGAAGCTGTCCTTCGTGAGCGTCCACCCGGTTTTGAAGCGATCCACGATACCGATCCCACCTGACGTTGATCGTGTCCCCAGTGACATATGACACTGATAACGAATAACGGGTAATTAAGTGTTTATCTCGAATAAGATGTCACTCGCTCCGGTGGGATCTGACGCTGACGTAGTCGCTTCCGTTTCGCCGGTTTTTAAGTCACCCTGGCGAATCTCTCCGCGTATGAAGCGCATTATCAGCACTGACGACGCACCCGCCGCCGTCGGCGCGTACAGCCAGGCGACGACCGACGACTCCCTGCTCTTTACGGCGGGCCAGATCCCGCTCACCCCCGATGGCGACCTGCTCGACGACGAACCGATCGCCACTCAGACCGAACAGTCCCTCGACAACATCGAGGCCGTCCTCGAGGAAGCCGGAGCGACGATGGACGACGTCCTGAAGGTGACCGTCCTGCTCGCCGACATCGAGGACTTCGAGGCGATGAACGAGGTCTACGCGGGCTACTTCGGCGACGAACCACCGGCCCGGAGTGCGTTCGAGGTCGCGAACCTCCCCAAAGGCGTCGGCATCGAGATCGAAGCGATCGCCAGCCTCGAGTAGTCGTCCGTGGACGTTCGCGTGAAGTCGGCCCTCCTTTGGGGGGCCGTCGGGTTCATGGCCTTCCTGGTGCTCGTCCAGGGGTACGCGCTCCTCCGGGAGCCGCTGGTGTCGATCACCCAGGGGTTCGTGGTCGCGGTGCTCGTCGGGATCGGCGCAGCGGGCGCCGCGTACCTGCTCGAGCACCGGATCGCGGCGTGGTCTGCCGCCCGTGCTCGCGCTGGGGATCGTAATGGCGATGGCGATGGTGATGGTGGTAGTAAGAGTGCGAAATGAGGACACGGCGCTCGGTACCGCCGACGCCTATACGTAACAGTTAAACGACCGACCCGGTTATGCTCGAGTGAGCCAGGATGGCCGAACGGTAAGGCGCACGCCTGGAAAGCGTGTTCCCTTTCGGGATTCAGGGTTCAAATCCCTGTCCTGGCGCTATCGTGATTTCACACCCTGGGAGCGGCGCGTAGCGACGCGAGCAATTCGAAATCACGAGGCGCGATACACGGGGATTTGAATCAGGGAGGTCGCACGGAGCGAGCAACGCGAGCGAGTACGTCCGACCGTGGTTCAAATCCCTGTCCTGGCGTCTTCTGCGAAGAATAATCGTGTGGATCGCGGAACGTCCAGAAACCATACCATTACAACCCACCGCTCGAGAGCCAGCGTATGCCACTCGGTGCCCACCTCTGGAACCTCCTGACTGCCCCGGGCGTCGTCGTCCACGAGTTCGCACACAAACTTGCCTGTGACATGACTGGTGTCCCCGTGACGGAGGTCGCGTACTTCAGGCTGGGTGACCCGCCGGGATACGTCCGACATCACGAACCGTCCCGGTACCTGACGTCGTTTGCTATTAGCGTCGCCCCGTTTTTCGTCAACACCGTGATCGCGAGTGCGCTGTTCGCCGGCTGCTGGCTCCTCCTGTCGACGCTAACGACTGGGCCGCTCGAGCCCACCCTGGCGCTGCTCGAGACGCTGCTCGCCGCCCCGCGTGAGATCCTGGGCGGTACGATCGCGCTCGCATGGGTTGGATTTGCCACGGGACTGCACGCCTTCCCGAGCACCGGCGACGCGAACACGCTGTGGACGCGAACGCGCTCGGAGTGGCGAACCGCGCCGCTCGTCATCGCGGGGATTCCGTTCGTCGTTCTCATCTACCTGGCCAACCTGCTCTCGTGGGCCTACGCCGACGTACTGTACGCGCTGGGGCTCGCCATCGCCACGTTCGTACTCGTCGGAGCGGTCATCTAACGCGTCAATACGGAGTCGATAGTCGTCTATCGCGCTAACGCGATCGTCAGACGCACCAACGCGGAGTCGATACGTCCATACGGGTGGCCCGCCACGCTTCGCCCATGAACGCAGACGCCGTCGTCCTCGACATCGACGGAGTGGTAGTCGACGTCGCCGACTCCTATCGCCGGGCCATCGTCGAGTCCGTCGAGCGAGTGTACGACCGGACGATTCGCAAGGAGGACATTCAGCTGTTCAAGGACGCGGGCGGGTTCAACAACGACTGGGAACTCACCTACGCCGCCGCGCTCTACGTGCTGGCCGCCGGCGAGGGCTACCAGCAGTCGCTCGAGACCTTCACCGATGCCATCGCCGCCGAAGGCGGGGGGATCGAGGCCGCTGAAATCGTCGTCCGAACGGAGATCGGTGCACGAGCGACTGAGCGCGTCCGTCGCCGCTGGGATCGCGAGAGCCTCCGGGACGTCTTCCAGCAACTGTACCTCGGGAGCGACCTGTACCGAGCGCTCGAGGGCAGCGATCCCGACATCGAGTGGCGGGGGTTCATCCACGACGAACCGCTGTTGCTCGACCCCGACACGCGGGACGTCCTCACTGGCCGCTACGAAGTCGGCGTCCTCACGGGTCGTCCGGCCGCCGAGGCCGACATCGCCCTCGAACGTGTGGGGCTCGAGGTGTCGGCCGATCACCGGTTTACGATGGACGACTGGGAGGAGGGCAAACCACACCCGCGCGCGCTGCGAACGCTCGCTGAACGATTCGACGCCGACACGATCGTCTTCGTGGGGGACACCCTCGACGACGTCCGAACGGCGGTCAACGCGAGCGAGGTCGACCCCGACCGAACCTACCACGGCGTCGGCGTCCTCACCGGGGGGCTGACCGGCGACACCGGCCGGGGAAAATACGACCGTGAGGGTGCCGCGGCCGTCCTCGAGTCGGTGAACGAGTTGCCGTCGTTGCTCGAGTGAGTTGTTGTGGTGCTGATGGGGGGCCACCACCATCGAACCTGACTGTCCACGCAGGATCGCCCACCTGTTTTTTGCCCGTTGGCACCGCATTCGTGACCCATGTCCGGTGAGTTCACGCGCCGCGTCGACGAACTACCTGGGGAACCGACCTCGCCGTGGCTGGCGACAACGCCCGATGCGGCGTATCCCGCGCTCGAGGACGACCTCGAGACCGACGTCTGCGTCGTTGGCGGCGGTATCGCCGGTCTCTCGACGGCGATCGAACTCCGTGACCGGGGGCTGACGGTTGCTGTGCTCGAACGCGACCGCGTCGCCTGCGGAACGACGGGGAAGTCGACGGCGAAGGTGACGAGTCAGCACGGCCTGTGCTACGATTCCCTTCGACAGCAGTTCGGTCGCGACGCGGCCAGCCAGTACGCCACGGTCAACGAAGCCGCGATAGACGCGGTCGAAGCGCGGGTCGACGAGCTCGAGATCGATTGCGGGTTCGAACGCCAGCCGGCGTACTGTTACGGTGACAATCCCGACGAGTTGCGCCGGGAGACTGACGCCGCTCGGGCGGCCGGCTTACCTGCGTCCCTGGTTCGGTCCGTCCCCCCGTTCGAACGGGCGATGGCGGCCGTCAAGTTCGACGACCAGGCGTGGTTCCACCCACGGGCGTACCTCCTCGGGATCGCCGAGGCCCTGCACGAGAACGACGGGGCACGGATCCACGAACGGACGCGCGTCACATCGGTTCACCCGGGGAACCGGCCCCGCGTCGAGACCGAAAGTGCGTCGGTGACGGCTGATCACGTCGTCCTCGCGACCGGGTTCCCGCTCCTCGACCGGGCGGGCTATTTCACCCGGCTGTATCCAAAACGATCGTACGTCCTCGGCCTACGAATCGGCGTCGAGCCACCCGAAGGGATGTACTACCGGGCGGACGACTCCTATCACTCCGTACGATCCCACCGCGATGGGTCGGGGACGCTCCTCCTCGTCGGCGGCGAACCGCACAAGACAGGACAGGGGGGCTCCACG of the Natronosalvus vescus genome contains:
- a CDS encoding GAF domain-containing sensor histidine kinase encodes the protein MTDTRSLLYFAASAPTAASGACALERVASHYSVTPAVSAVNGDEPRDGDATAARVDDRVLAVADAADLAALTADVDCAVVADSPKATDTDSLLELFGAALASVPAIYFAAGEVDPAVARSTPVIDGFVRQRYADDPLEDTASDGANLDVPVPDDRCLEHLVDEIEWQCCLPSCERRLTRGSSAATDTVPTPGESTDDRPRPAVADSDTPQPRETTIEEPRFERGHLETDAAHTAVAQLHEMATQIVACRSEEPLFELALETADDVLGFDASAFVLAADGGDPPSVYTSGYDEQDLTVADPSLSAGVLGKTYREKRSFLIEEVAAEPEARPYEDSYRSAISVPVGEYGVFQAISTEAAAYSEVDRKLAEVLAAHVGETIRRIRVEHHLRERQQTVTSLHESVVKLVSADTETALFERTVAAAERILELDVCYLGIVEGDSFVPRGRSSWPVRDDLEPLPLTHGVMGETYRTGESVYISDAADDDRTNDHNGGFRSALTVPVGEFGVIQAVSTAVDCYDDVDRELLELLATHVEQALSRFRVEAELRDRREQLTRLHQGAARIIGAPDEGTIYERALETTETVLELDVCVFLSADLDNDELVPEAYSSAMDERFVRRVSLEYGAVGSVYQSGEPSIIDDLGESAAVDDEWEQYRSALTAPIGEQGVFQAVSDTVAAFDSASLELVELLCSHVSEALARTRAETKLVEERDRLSALFENVPDPTVQYELSGGEATVQAVNDRFEAVFGFDAETIIHEDVDEFIVPPEYEEEAQRLNEALLAGETLRTVTRRQTATEVRDFLINVVPLTAGERSVEGYAIYTDITEQKRHERALTAKNERLDEFASIVSHDLRNPLNVAQGYLEIVTDSGDHTHLREVEDALDRMDELIDQPLTLSRHGTLISETERLTLHAVARQAWSLVDTGDAVLELGDDVAFEADRARLAELFENLFRNAVEHGSTSHSIADAPDSTDDDGTQTELTITVAPLEDGFAVSDDGIGIPAADRESVFESGYTTSDDGTGFGLSIVEQIAEAHGWTVAATESDAGGAQFEFRDVVSDDTDSTDTTESTDTTESTDTTDTTDEHFEDGSTIE
- a CDS encoding replication factor C small subunit; the encoded protein is MSEDEPESSPEAPREESVAGRTEVWIEKYRPETLDEIKGHENIVPRLVSYVEQNDLPNLLFSGPAGTGKTTAAQAVARELYGEDWRENFLELNASDERGIDVVRDRIKNFARSSFGGHNYRIIFLDEADALTKDAQSALRRTMEQFSHNTRFILSCNYSSQIIDPIQSRCAVFRFTELSDEAVEAQVREIAATEEIDVTTDGVDALVYAAAGDMRKAINGLQAAAVMGETVDEEGVFAITATARPEEVEEMVEKAIAGDFTAARATLESLLTDRGLAGGDVIDQLHRSAWEFDLEELATVRLLERLGEVDYRITEGANERLQLEAMLASLALEE
- a CDS encoding bactofilin family protein, which codes for MSPHSHLRQFLVTLVIVALVGVALAPGTALAQSQTGTGGNVVVEAGETVDEVNAFAGNVRIEGTVTGDVNAVAGNVVVEDGGEVGGDLNGVAGTIEIHGHVSGDVAVAAGTLEVGETGTVDGVLEAGAGTIVLDGTIAGDVTVGAEVITLGETAVIEGDLRYDGDLEGNTDAVAGDITRDSTLGVDLAPVIVPLATWVAAAYALAANLLLGAILLALFPRFSDGVAARVATDPLRTGAIGLVALVGIPILLVAIAITVIGIPIALVGMLAFALFVWVGIVYGRFAVAAWALSLIDVRNRWLALVVGLVAGAFLTLVPIVGWFLNLLITVLGLGALAGGLVAHRRRVSQPESDTGVTEAASGPR
- the samp2 gene encoding ubiquitin-like small modifier protein SAMP2; translation: MSTRVTVDVKGEGVQELAFESLEDDGEVPTYADALAAVDLSPHEVSVLVDGRPVPEDQPIDTETMTVLRMIKGG
- a CDS encoding class I SAM-dependent methyltransferase — its product is MVDIDDIRRAYDELADGYLEERSTSDLGMELLEPFLESLPAQALVLDAGCGPGRPVLTRLSDDPDVSAVGIDLSRVQLELAAANAPNASLAQGDMTSLPVQSESFDAAVAYWSLIHVPMDDHPTVLEEFARVLRPGGRVLLCEGTTEWVGENPDWLERGVHMQWDIAGPEKARAHLQDAGFSIVDVWGGPSSLATDRADEDDDNGNGEDGDDDAPWTFFEARLEG